One genomic window of Channa argus isolate prfri chromosome 5, Channa argus male v1.0, whole genome shotgun sequence includes the following:
- the taf4a gene encoding transcription initiation factor TFIID subunit 4, translating to MDASTASTDSTAGQDPGKTLVVSGDVTSLPNHQGKVGSYPVQTFNGSQAMNSHNSGSAAPLGGTTVTSGSGNNSGPAVSVTAVNSGTVLSKGLPTAIMPLSSNSVIQTPLMNSQSVAASAQPVSQTTGPTVTLVRPPMQTAGSGATLNGNNDAIPALLTNTTAQPGIGIQPPLANNGPLSSSVSVSAGSHIIKAEPPTTIIQSAPQPVVTPGAVSASVAVGQGGIRAITPQTLAPRLPQASPGQPSVHNFQLPPGMVLVRSESGQLLMIPQQALAQMQAQVQGGLAPRSATPTNVPPGQAPGNTIINRQVTPSPIIRQGCPAPASLAATTTLHRPPVLQSTVGAAVAGMTPSSVTQTAATAVTSVTLSKETIENVKKCKNFLSTLIKLASTGKQSTETAASVRELVKNLLEGKLEAEEFTSRLYKELNSSPQPYLVPFLKRSLPALRQLTPDSAAFIQQSQVPQPASGPVSFTSPSTTTVVLSSPAPRITATISRPQLQPVITKPGQPTSLVFQPQQQRALLRPQVTLQTSPMVALRNQAPGRIILGQQQVQLKELQPVPARPEVPSVSKQVTAAALTMAQKNKLKEAGGTFKDDDDINDVASMAGVNLSEESANILATNSGLVGAVTHSCRDEAFLSCAMLQRRMLEIGRRYGITDLGADVVNYVSYATQQRLQNLLDKVSQVAQQKIVNFKEDDNYEQSSDVRTQLKFFEQLDQLEKQRKEEQEREILLKAAKSRARQEDPEQLRLKQKAKEMQQQELAQMRQREANLTALAAIGPRKKKRILDSLSSSSAAEGSGTGPSLSGGAGSSGSRPTRQRITRVNLRDLLFCLENERFTSRSHFLYKGFLK from the exons ATGGACGCATCGACGGCCAGCACGGACTCCACAGCGGGACAGGACCCTGGTAAAACACTTGTTGTTAGTGGCGATGTAACTTCTCTTCCTAACCACCAAGGGAAAGTAGGCTCATACCCAGTTCAGACTTTCAATGGGAGCCAGGCTATGAACTCACACAATTCAGGAAGCGCTGCCCCTCTCGGGGGCACGACAGTGACAAGTGGCAGTGGTAACAACAGCGGTCCTGCCGTATCTGTCACAGCTGTCAACAGTGGAACAGTGTTGTCGAAAGGGCTGCCCACTGCGATAATGCCCCTTTCGTCAAACAGTGTAATTCAGACGCCCCTCATGAACTCACAGAGTGTCGCCGCCTCAGCTCAGCCTGTGAGCCAGACCACAGGACCCACTGTGACACTCGTCAGGCCGCCTATGCAAACCGCGGGGTCAGGTGCAACTTTGAATGGCAACAATGATGCGATTCCCGCGCTGCTTACCAATACAACGGCTCAACCAGGTATCGGCATACAACCTCCGCTTGCAAACAATGGCCCGCTGTCCAGTTCGGTGTCTGTCAGCGCAGGGTCGCACATTATCAAGGCAGAGCCGCCCACGACAATAATACAGTCTGCGCCGCAGCCAGTTGTCACTCCGGGCGCCGTCAGCGCTTCGGTAGCTGTCGGTCAAGGCGGAATCCGAGCCATCACGCCTCAGACGTTGGCCCCAAGACTCCCCCAGGCGTCCCCAGGACAGCCTAGTGTCCACAACTTTCAGCTCCCCCCGG GGATGGTGCTTGTACGCAGTGAAAGTGGACAGCTGCTGATGATTCCACAGCAGGCTCTGGCCCAGATGCAGGCCCAAGTACAAGGAGGCCTGGCACCTCGGAGTGCTACACCAACAAACGTGCCTCCTGGCCAG GCTCCAGGAAACACCATTATTAACAGACAGGTGACTCCCAGCCCCATCATCCGACAGGGCTGTCCAGCGCCAGCGTCACTTGCTGCAACGACAACTCTTCATAGACCTCCTGTCCTTCAG AGCACTGTTGGGGCTGCAGTGGCAGGAATGACCCCCAGCTCCGTCACTCAAACAGCTGCGACTGCCGTTACCTCAGTAACACTGAGCAAG GAGACAattgaaaatgtgaagaaatgtaAGAACTTCCTGTCTACGCTGATAAAGCTAGCATCCACTGGGAAGCAGTCAACAGAGACTGCAGCAAGTGTAAGAGAGCTGGTCAAGAACCTGCTG GAGGGCAAACTAGAAGCTGAGGAATTTACCAGCAGATTGTACAAAGAGCTCAACTCCTCACCACAACCATACCTTGTGCCTTTCCtcaag CGAAGCCTCCCAGCCTTAAGGCAGCTCACCCCAGACTCAGCTGCCTTCATCCAGCAGAGTCAGGTCCCTCAGCCGGCCTCAGGTCCAGTGTCTTTCACCTCACCTAGCACCACCACAGTGGTCCTCAGCAGCCCAGCCCCTCGCATCACTGCTACGATCAGCAGGCCACAGCTCCAGCCGGTCATCACTAAGCCAGGACAGCCCACCTCACTG GTTTTCCAGCCTCAGCAGCAGAGAGCATTGTTGAGACCTCAGGTAACATTACAAACATCCCCCATGGTGGCTCTCAGGAATCAGGCACCTGGCCGCATCATTCTGGGACAGCAACAGGTCCAGCTTAAAGAGTTGCAGCCAG TTCCTGCGAGGCCAGAGGTGCCATCTGTTTCTAAACAAGTCACAGCTGCAGCCTTGACTATGGCTCAAAAGAACAAATTGAAGGAGGCGGGTGGCACTTTCAa AGATGATGATGACATCAATGATGTTGCCTCAATGGCTGGAGTGAACCTGTCAGAGGAAAGTGCTAATATCTTAGCAACCAATTCTGGACTAGTAGGAGCAGTGACACATTCCTGTAGGGATGAGGCTTTTCTCTCCTGCGCCATGCTGCAGAGAAGAATGCTAGAAATAG GTAGACGTTATGGTATTACAGATCTGGGTGCAGATGTGGTGAACTATGTCTCCTATGCTACACAGCAGCGACTTCAGAACCTGCTTGATAAAGTTTCCCAAGTGGCCCAGCAGAAAATTGTCAATTTTAAG GAGGATGACAACTATGAGCAGAGCAGTGATGTTCGCACTCAGCTTAAGTTCTTTGAGCAGCTGGACCAGTTAGAGAAACAGCGGAAGGAGGAACAGGAGAGAGAGATCCTCCTGAAGGCAGCTAAG TCTCGAGCTCGCCAGGAGGACCCAGAGCAGCTGCGTCTGAAACAGAAGGCAAAAGAG atgcagcagcaggagctggctcagatgagacagagagaggccaATCTGACTGCACTAGCAGCCATAGGCcccaggaagaagaagaggattCTGGATTCTCTATCTTCCTCTTCTGCAGCTGAG GGATCAGGAACAGGCCCCTCTCTGTCTGGTGGAGCTGGTTCATCGGGCTCCAGACCTACACGGCAGCGCATCACACGTGTCAATCTCAGGGACCTGCTCTTCTGTTTAGAGAACGAGAGATTTACCAGTCGCTCCCATTTCCTCTACAAGGGCTTTCTCAAATAG
- the LOC137127444 gene encoding protein LSM14 homolog B-like isoform X2 has product MVFFVLIGIPGITVKSYGTEDRHTDRPVPPKDDVYEYIIFRGSDIKDITVSESPKPHHGLPCDPAIVQSSLGSAGAAYHPRWSPYRDIMPTYSQLAASSLLNQQYNVALGLGLQGIPTRRAPMVEQAVQTVPLTSDAQKRGKTLPQPQSRQAVRPSQRSGQESSQLQKENLPSSLASPQPITSRIQSQSNEKQKQKQGSRRSRNRSRGQLIVKNSKPTMLQFESDFDFETANALFKDDLTKEVVVEKADSWEGQDSQVLQEEETLGDKYYDKAKCFFDNISSESKPRRTWAEEKKLNMETFGVPGRFLRGRGFRGRGRKGQSATEQRPLPQVGGGRV; this is encoded by the exons ATGGTGTTTTTTGTTCTAATCGGTATACCAGGAATTACAG TTAAATCGTATGGGACCGAGGACCGGCACACAGATAGGCCTGTGCCACCCAAAGATGACGTTTATGAATACATAATATTCAGAGGAAGCGACATCAAAGATATCACTGTATCAGAATCACCAAAACCCCATCATGGACTGCCCTGTGATCCTGCTATTGTGCAG TCCTCCTTAGGCAGTGCAGGAGCTGCCTATCATCCACGGTGGAGTCCATACAGGGACATTATGCCCACGTACAGCCAGCTGGCTGCTAGTTCTCTACTCAACCAGCAGTACAATGTAGCACTTGGCTTAG GACTTCAGGGAATCCCAACCAGAAGAGCCCCAATGGTTGAGCAGGCTGTCCAGACTGTGCCATTGACCAGTGATGCTCAGAAAAGGGGGAAGACTTTACCCCAACCACAGAGCAGACAAGCTGTTCGCCCATCCCAGCGCTCTGGCCAGGAGAGTTCCCAGCTTCAGAAGGAGAACCTTCCCAGCA GTCTGGCATCCCCTCAGCCAATTACATCAAGAATTCAAAGCCAAAGTAATGAGAAGCAGAAGCAAAAACAAG GCAGTCGCAGGTCCAGAAACCGAAGCAGAGGCCAACTTATTGTCAAGAACTCAAAGCCCACAATGCTGCAGTTTGAGTcagattttgattttgaaactGCAAATGCTCTGTTTAAAGATGATCTTACAAAGGAGGTTGTTg TTGAGAAGGCGGATTCGTGGGAAGGCCAGGACAGTCAGGTTCTGCAGGAGGAGGAAACCCTTGGCGATAAGTACTATGACAAAGCGAAATGCTTCTTTGACAACATCTCATCAGAGTCCAAGCCCAG GAGAACATGGGCAGAGGAGAAAAAGTTGAACATGGAAACATTTGGAGTACCTGGTCGTTTCCTGAGAGGCAGAGGATTCAGGGGCCGAGGACGTAAAGGGCAGAGCGCCACAGAGCAGCGACCCCTCCCACAAGTTGGTGGTGGGAGGGTGTGA
- the LOC137127444 gene encoding protein LSM14 homolog B-like isoform X3 — MSAGGGTPYIGSKISLISKAQIRYEGILSSVDTERSTIALAKVKSYGTEDRHTDRPVPPKDDVYEYIIFRGSDIKDITVSESPKPHHGLPCDPAIVQSSLGSAGAAYHPRWSPYRDIMPTYSQLAASSLLNQQYNVALGLGLQGIPTRRAPMVEQAVQTVPLTSDAQKRGKTLPQPQSRQAVRPSQRSGQESSQLQKENLPSSLASPQPITSRIQSQSNEKQKQKQVEKADSWEGQDSQVLQEEETLGDKYYDKAKCFFDNISSESKPRRTWAEEKKLNMETFGVPGRFLRGRGFRGRGRKGQSATEQRPLPQVGGGRV, encoded by the exons ATGAGTGCTGGAGGGGGCACACCTTACATAGGTAGTAAAATAAGTTTGATATCAAAGGCACAGATTCGTTATGAAGGAATATTGTCCTCTGTCGACACAGAAAGGTCCACGATTGCTTTGGCCAAAG TTAAATCGTATGGGACCGAGGACCGGCACACAGATAGGCCTGTGCCACCCAAAGATGACGTTTATGAATACATAATATTCAGAGGAAGCGACATCAAAGATATCACTGTATCAGAATCACCAAAACCCCATCATGGACTGCCCTGTGATCCTGCTATTGTGCAG TCCTCCTTAGGCAGTGCAGGAGCTGCCTATCATCCACGGTGGAGTCCATACAGGGACATTATGCCCACGTACAGCCAGCTGGCTGCTAGTTCTCTACTCAACCAGCAGTACAATGTAGCACTTGGCTTAG GACTTCAGGGAATCCCAACCAGAAGAGCCCCAATGGTTGAGCAGGCTGTCCAGACTGTGCCATTGACCAGTGATGCTCAGAAAAGGGGGAAGACTTTACCCCAACCACAGAGCAGACAAGCTGTTCGCCCATCCCAGCGCTCTGGCCAGGAGAGTTCCCAGCTTCAGAAGGAGAACCTTCCCAGCA GTCTGGCATCCCCTCAGCCAATTACATCAAGAATTCAAAGCCAAAGTAATGAGAAGCAGAAGCAAAAACAAG TTGAGAAGGCGGATTCGTGGGAAGGCCAGGACAGTCAGGTTCTGCAGGAGGAGGAAACCCTTGGCGATAAGTACTATGACAAAGCGAAATGCTTCTTTGACAACATCTCATCAGAGTCCAAGCCCAG GAGAACATGGGCAGAGGAGAAAAAGTTGAACATGGAAACATTTGGAGTACCTGGTCGTTTCCTGAGAGGCAGAGGATTCAGGGGCCGAGGACGTAAAGGGCAGAGCGCCACAGAGCAGCGACCCCTCCCACAAGTTGGTGGTGGGAGGGTGTGA
- the LOC137127444 gene encoding protein LSM14 homolog B-like isoform X1: MSAGGGTPYIGSKISLISKAQIRYEGILSSVDTERSTIALAKVKSYGTEDRHTDRPVPPKDDVYEYIIFRGSDIKDITVSESPKPHHGLPCDPAIVQSSLGSAGAAYHPRWSPYRDIMPTYSQLAASSLLNQQYNVALGLGLQGIPTRRAPMVEQAVQTVPLTSDAQKRGKTLPQPQSRQAVRPSQRSGQESSQLQKENLPSSLASPQPITSRIQSQSNEKQKQKQGSRRSRNRSRGQLIVKNSKPTMLQFESDFDFETANALFKDDLTKEVVVEKADSWEGQDSQVLQEEETLGDKYYDKAKCFFDNISSESKPRRTWAEEKKLNMETFGVPGRFLRGRGFRGRGRKGQSATEQRPLPQVGGGRV; encoded by the exons ATGAGTGCTGGAGGGGGCACACCTTACATAGGTAGTAAAATAAGTTTGATATCAAAGGCACAGATTCGTTATGAAGGAATATTGTCCTCTGTCGACACAGAAAGGTCCACGATTGCTTTGGCCAAAG TTAAATCGTATGGGACCGAGGACCGGCACACAGATAGGCCTGTGCCACCCAAAGATGACGTTTATGAATACATAATATTCAGAGGAAGCGACATCAAAGATATCACTGTATCAGAATCACCAAAACCCCATCATGGACTGCCCTGTGATCCTGCTATTGTGCAG TCCTCCTTAGGCAGTGCAGGAGCTGCCTATCATCCACGGTGGAGTCCATACAGGGACATTATGCCCACGTACAGCCAGCTGGCTGCTAGTTCTCTACTCAACCAGCAGTACAATGTAGCACTTGGCTTAG GACTTCAGGGAATCCCAACCAGAAGAGCCCCAATGGTTGAGCAGGCTGTCCAGACTGTGCCATTGACCAGTGATGCTCAGAAAAGGGGGAAGACTTTACCCCAACCACAGAGCAGACAAGCTGTTCGCCCATCCCAGCGCTCTGGCCAGGAGAGTTCCCAGCTTCAGAAGGAGAACCTTCCCAGCA GTCTGGCATCCCCTCAGCCAATTACATCAAGAATTCAAAGCCAAAGTAATGAGAAGCAGAAGCAAAAACAAG GCAGTCGCAGGTCCAGAAACCGAAGCAGAGGCCAACTTATTGTCAAGAACTCAAAGCCCACAATGCTGCAGTTTGAGTcagattttgattttgaaactGCAAATGCTCTGTTTAAAGATGATCTTACAAAGGAGGTTGTTg TTGAGAAGGCGGATTCGTGGGAAGGCCAGGACAGTCAGGTTCTGCAGGAGGAGGAAACCCTTGGCGATAAGTACTATGACAAAGCGAAATGCTTCTTTGACAACATCTCATCAGAGTCCAAGCCCAG GAGAACATGGGCAGAGGAGAAAAAGTTGAACATGGAAACATTTGGAGTACCTGGTCGTTTCCTGAGAGGCAGAGGATTCAGGGGCCGAGGACGTAAAGGGCAGAGCGCCACAGAGCAGCGACCCCTCCCACAAGTTGGTGGTGGGAGGGTGTGA
- the si:ch211-253b8.5 gene encoding dysbindin gives MSSSSANLHNKCLPSENERGQRLPDVDTAQQQKLRERQRFFEEVFQHDVDVYLSSAHLCIRDYKRPPIGSISSMEVNVDLLDQMELIDISDQEALDVFFSSGGEEGMLTSPLPVQHNNNNEEVISNGLFRHVLEGLEAKSRMSSISSHSSFDSQTTSANGGCTPVVGSDDEETHTSNVTKTAAPPDKEIVKSLLGSSSLSS, from the exons CCGAGAATGAACGTGGCCAGAGGCTGCCAGATGTGGACACAGCACAACAGCAAAAGCTGAGAGAAAGACAGCGCTTTTTTGAAGAGGTCTTCCAGCATGATGTGGACGTCTACCTGTCCTCTGCGCACCTTTGCATCAGAGACTACAAGAGAC CCCCCATTGGAAGCATCTCATCTATGGAGGTGAACGTGGACTTGCTGGACCAGATGGAACTGATTGACATCTCTGACCAAGAGGCTTTAGATGTCTTTTTCAGTTCTGGAGGAGAAGAGGGAATGCTGACGTCCCCTTTGCCAG TccaacataacaacaacaatgaagaAGTCATCAGTAATGGCCTCTTTCGACACGTCCTTGAGGGTCTTGAAGCTAAGTCCCGCATGTCCTCCATATCTTCACACTCATCCTTTGACAGTCAAACCACCAGTGCTAACGGAGGATGCACTCCTGTAGTTGGGTCGGACGATGAGGAAACACACACTAGCAATGTCACGAAGACTGCTGCACCTCCAGATAAAGAGATTGTGAAAAGTCTTCTTGGATCTTCATCCTTGTCTTCGTAG